ATGCAGATCGAACTTCGCTTTTTTGCCAGCGTGCGCGAGGCGCTCAACCTCGCCGAGGAGCGCGTGGAAGTGCCAGCGGGCGTTGCCACCGTGGGAGACGTGCGCCAGTGGCTGTGCGGCCGTGGCCCGGTGTGGGCCGAGACGCTCGGCGAGCAGCGTGCGCTGCGCATGGCGCTCAACCACACCATGGTGCCTGCCGCCACACGCCTGACCGACGGATGTGAAGTGGCTTTCTTCCCGCCGGTGACGGGCGGCTGAGCGGCAATCATCCTCCACGGAGACGTCGACCATCATGCCGATTCGAGTACAGACTGAGGATTTCGACCTGTCGGAAGAAGTTCGCCAACTGCGCGCAGGCGATCTGCGCGTGGGCGCCGTCGCAAGCTTCGTCGGGACGGT
The Pandoraea pulmonicola DNA segment above includes these coding regions:
- the moaD gene encoding molybdopterin converting factor subunit 1, which codes for MQIELRFFASVREALNLAEERVEVPAGVATVGDVRQWLCGRGPVWAETLGEQRALRMALNHTMVPAATRLTDGCEVAFFPPVTGG